A region from the Desertibacillus haloalkaliphilus genome encodes:
- a CDS encoding DctP family TRAP transporter solute-binding subunit codes for MKQSKLMSMLVLGLLMLLLAACGGEEAGTGSEDATNEDAANAGEPTDTYSLDMSVTTGESSTWFLGGQKFAEELSDRTDGRFEVNVVADEQLSGGNQQTGVEMLLRGNTDISYHSTIIYSIIDERFGIPSAPFLYNDLEEVDASLSGEAGEALNEILRDVGVEPLGFGENGFRQITNSERPIESVEDMKDLKIRVPGISMYIDLYRALGADPTSMAFAEVFTSLQQGTIDGQENPVDVIHSTRLNEVQDYLTLWNYSYDPLVLGVNKELFDSLHPADQEAMREAAEVANAYQIEITREREAELQEELESLGMEIVELDDESVAEFREAVEVIYEEYESVWGSELLETFRN; via the coding sequence ATGAAACAATCAAAATTAATGTCGATGCTTGTCTTGGGGCTCTTGATGCTGTTGCTTGCCGCATGTGGTGGAGAAGAAGCAGGTACGGGGTCAGAAGATGCGACAAATGAAGATGCTGCAAATGCGGGGGAACCAACTGATACATATAGTTTAGATATGTCAGTAACGACTGGGGAATCGTCGACGTGGTTTTTAGGCGGACAAAAGTTTGCTGAAGAACTAAGTGATCGGACAGATGGCCGTTTTGAGGTCAATGTTGTTGCTGATGAGCAGCTATCAGGAGGGAACCAACAAACAGGAGTTGAAATGTTATTACGAGGTAATACAGATATTTCATATCATTCAACCATCATTTATTCAATCATTGATGAGCGTTTTGGTATTCCTAGTGCTCCGTTTTTGTATAACGATTTAGAGGAAGTTGATGCATCGTTATCAGGTGAAGCGGGTGAAGCGTTAAATGAGATTCTAAGAGATGTAGGTGTTGAACCACTTGGCTTTGGTGAAAATGGTTTCCGTCAAATTACCAATTCCGAACGCCCAATTGAATCAGTTGAAGATATGAAGGACCTAAAAATTAGAGTTCCTGGTATTAGCATGTATATAGACCTATACAGAGCTCTCGGAGCAGATCCTACATCAATGGCCTTTGCTGAAGTTTTTACTTCGTTGCAACAAGGGACGATTGATGGACAAGAAAACCCAGTCGATGTTATCCATTCTACACGATTAAATGAAGTGCAGGATTATTTAACGTTATGGAATTATTCCTATGACCCACTAGTGCTTGGTGTCAATAAGGAATTATTTGATTCATTGCACCCAGCAGACCAAGAAGCGATGCGAGAAGCTGCTGAAGTGGCGAATGCTTATCAAATTGAAATTACTCGTGAGCGTGAGGCTGAACTACAAGAAGAGTTAGAATCACTAGGGATGGAGATTGTTGAACTAGATGATGAGAGCGTAGCAGAGTTTAGAGAAGCTGTTGAAGTCATTTATGAAGAGTATGAATCTGTTTGGGGTTCAGAATTATTAGAAACATTTAGAAATTAA
- a CDS encoding MaoC/PaaZ C-terminal domain-containing protein, with amino-acid sequence MKTLQSDIVEVGFQLPELELPPITRVQLVKYAGASGDFNPLHTVDEFAQKAGLDGVIAHGMLSMGFLGKYVRTLVKENASIERLKVRFSHMAKPGDTLTCQGEVIKVEERGQHKSVQMEIRAVNQEGKTVTAGTSTVLFF; translated from the coding sequence ATGAAAACGCTTCAATCAGATATCGTAGAAGTTGGTTTTCAGCTTCCAGAACTAGAACTCCCACCGATTACTCGCGTCCAACTTGTTAAATATGCTGGGGCTTCTGGAGATTTTAATCCGTTGCATACCGTGGATGAATTTGCTCAGAAAGCCGGGTTAGATGGAGTTATTGCTCACGGGATGTTGAGCATGGGGTTTCTAGGGAAGTATGTACGTACGTTAGTCAAAGAAAATGCGTCGATTGAACGTTTGAAGGTACGGTTTAGCCATATGGCGAAGCCTGGAGATACTCTTACTTGTCAAGGTGAAGTGATAAAGGTTGAAGAGAGGGGGCAACATAAATCAGTCCAGATGGAGATCCGTGCGGTGAACCAGGAAGGGAAAACAGTTACAGCAGGAACAAGTACTGTGTTGTTTTTCTGA
- a CDS encoding TRAP transporter small permease, producing the protein MSKVLTIIEYSIVIISLSLMSILTFANVVSRYIMNYSLSFTEEVTVNLFVLLIFTGAAIGIHRGSHLGFSLLYDLAHKKIKMILTVLIGMITIIIFSLIVYYSFDTIQFQMMVGQKSPALGWPLWIFSTGLFIGGMLCLIRSVQATINQVSKLAKEGGA; encoded by the coding sequence ATGAGTAAGGTGTTAACAATCATAGAATATTCAATCGTTATTATTAGTTTGTCGCTGATGTCTATCCTTACATTTGCTAATGTTGTTTCAAGGTACATAATGAATTATTCGCTATCTTTTACAGAAGAGGTTACGGTAAATCTTTTCGTATTACTTATTTTTACAGGTGCAGCGATCGGTATACATCGTGGTTCGCACTTAGGTTTTAGTCTATTATATGACCTCGCTCATAAGAAAATAAAGATGATCCTAACTGTACTTATTGGAATGATTACAATTATCATTTTTTCTTTGATTGTCTACTATAGTTTCGATACGATTCAATTTCAAATGATGGTGGGACAAAAGTCACCAGCGCTCGGTTGGCCATTATGGATTTTTTCGACAGGCCTTTTCATCGGTGGAATGCTTTGTTTGATTCGTTCCGTACAAGCTACAATCAATCAAGTGTCCAAGTTGGCTAAAGAAGGGGGGGCATAA
- a CDS encoding S1C family serine protease: MSKKREDGEEVEEFEEPSLEDFLIDEEDDEDTRRRKKRRTKWKKAIATTVAIGLLFSAVGALFNMFSIDAIQFLQTSYRLSQQEDIQEYRQSVVTVQGETSRGTGFTISEDGFIVTNDHVIEGERNITVAFRDGELYEGEVVETYPEIDIAFLKIDGEDLTFLPLRDQSSEAGEDIYVIGNPLSFTQIANEGTIIASQQSPLQISAPIYRGNSGSPVIAKGGHVVGVVYAKTAPSLWSRERPVGLAVPVDTVIDYLPEGIEP, from the coding sequence ATGTCAAAAAAACGTGAGGACGGAGAAGAGGTCGAAGAGTTTGAAGAACCTTCGCTAGAAGACTTTTTAATTGATGAAGAGGATGATGAGGACACACGAAGAAGAAAGAAACGCCGAACGAAATGGAAAAAAGCGATTGCGACCACGGTAGCGATCGGATTATTATTTAGTGCAGTTGGAGCATTGTTTAACATGTTTTCCATTGATGCGATCCAATTTTTACAAACATCGTATCGCCTGTCTCAACAAGAGGATATTCAAGAGTATCGACAGTCTGTCGTAACTGTCCAAGGAGAAACTTCACGTGGAACGGGCTTTACGATCTCTGAAGATGGATTTATTGTTACAAATGATCATGTCATTGAAGGCGAACGAAACATAACAGTTGCATTTCGTGATGGTGAATTATATGAAGGCGAAGTCGTAGAGACCTATCCTGAGATCGATATTGCTTTTTTGAAAATTGATGGAGAAGATTTGACTTTTTTACCGTTGAGGGATCAATCTAGTGAAGCGGGAGAAGACATTTACGTGATTGGTAATCCTTTGTCGTTTACGCAAATTGCAAATGAAGGAACAATTATAGCATCTCAACAAAGCCCGCTCCAAATTTCAGCACCGATTTATCGAGGAAACAGTGGTAGTCCTGTGATTGCAAAAGGCGGACATGTCGTTGGTGTCGTCTATGCGAAAACTGCGCCTAGCCTTTGGTCACGAGAACGTCCTGTAGGTCTAGCAGTGCCGGTTGATACGGTTATCGACTATTTGCCGGAAGGAATTGAACCGTGA
- a CDS encoding YpiB family protein — translation MGRWVSTNEKRFFLKWFIKTHRLKRVDSRYLLDYLIKNSHILDHVQFTEKNMKSEKMIVISSTQSDEPGFEYYNNHRKTTDVSRAVSDLMEHPTDKVYLLVHFYGKMLNHRYLNLIENPALENTRRYKKYEEYAKDATKILSHSLDENKLQRLRKQIDQALDRKDKKLFNKLVEELKQYEQTEQNA, via the coding sequence ATGGGCAGATGGGTCTCCACAAATGAAAAGCGTTTTTTCTTAAAGTGGTTTATAAAGACACACCGATTAAAACGGGTCGACAGTAGGTATTTACTCGACTATCTGATTAAAAATAGTCATATTCTAGACCATGTTCAATTTACTGAAAAAAACATGAAAAGCGAAAAAATGATTGTTATTTCTAGTACACAATCAGATGAACCTGGATTTGAGTATTACAACAACCACCGAAAAACAACCGATGTTTCGAGAGCTGTAAGTGATCTGATGGAACATCCAACTGACAAGGTATATCTATTGGTTCATTTTTATGGAAAAATGCTCAACCACCGTTATTTAAATCTCATTGAAAACCCGGCCCTAGAAAACACTAGACGTTATAAAAAATATGAAGAGTACGCAAAAGATGCAACAAAAATACTTTCACACTCTCTTGACGAAAACAAGCTTCAACGCCTAAGAAAACAAATTGATCAAGCATTAGATCGTAAAGATAAGAAGTTATTTAATAAGCTAGTTGAAGAATTAAAGCAATATGAACAAACAGAACAAAATGCTTAA
- a CDS encoding SDR family NAD(P)-dependent oxidoreductase: MKFTKKVAVVTGAARGIGAAVAKKFASEGANVAIFDINIEAAEQFAQSLGGEAIAVGCDVSNEQEVKKAFEAVHRQFGRVDILINNAGVIRDNLLFKMSESDWDTVVDIHLKGAFLCVKEAQKYMVEQKYGKIVNVSSTSALGNRGQVNYSSAKAGLQGMTRTLAIELGPFGVNVNCIAPGFIETEMTKKTAERIGITLEQMVENVSSQLAIQRAGKPEDIANVAGFLCSDEASYVTGQVIYVAGKPTV, from the coding sequence ATGAAATTTACAAAAAAGGTTGCTGTTGTTACCGGGGCTGCGAGAGGTATTGGAGCTGCTGTAGCCAAGAAGTTTGCCAGTGAAGGAGCGAACGTTGCGATATTTGATATTAATATCGAGGCAGCGGAACAATTTGCACAATCATTAGGTGGGGAGGCCATCGCTGTTGGGTGTGATGTTTCAAACGAACAAGAAGTAAAAAAGGCGTTTGAGGCGGTACATAGACAGTTTGGACGTGTCGATATTCTGATCAACAATGCAGGTGTTATTCGTGACAATCTATTATTCAAAATGTCAGAAAGTGATTGGGATACAGTCGTTGATATTCATCTCAAAGGTGCTTTTCTTTGTGTAAAAGAGGCGCAAAAATATATGGTTGAACAGAAGTATGGGAAAATCGTTAATGTTTCTTCGACATCAGCGTTAGGTAATCGTGGGCAAGTCAACTACTCGTCCGCAAAAGCTGGCTTACAAGGCATGACCCGTACGCTCGCGATTGAGTTAGGCCCATTTGGTGTAAATGTCAATTGCATAGCACCAGGATTTATCGAAACTGAAATGACAAAAAAAACGGCAGAACGAATTGGGATTACACTTGAGCAAATGGTTGAGAACGTGTCTTCACAATTGGCGATTCAACGTGCTGGTAAACCAGAAGATATTGCGAATGTTGCTGGATTTCTCTGTTCTGATGAAGCTTCGTATGTGACAGGTCAAGTGATTTATGTTGCTGGTAAACCGACGGTATAA
- a CDS encoding TRAP transporter large permease: protein MVALTLFGIFFLLLLINVPIAISLATASVSTLLIFDGVRALSSLTDIMYASSAQFTLLAIPFFILAGVIMEHAGISKRLIGFADSLLGHRKGGMALVTVLVAFFFAAISGSGPATVAALGTILIPALVKNGFSKSEASGLLASSGSIGIIIPPSIAFIVFAVVAGDQLPVSIGRLFIAGIIPGILLGVAFLVTAYVLLSRRSRFDTQAHQNAYQPRQKTDVQTILKSFLSAFWGLLMPFIILGGIYGGIFTATEAAVVAVFYGLFVGFFIYRELTIRKLKTVFVDASIQTAVVMFIVASASLFAYIITKENIARDVAAALLNITENQIIILLLINIILIIAGAFIDAISAFYLFVPILIPIMMHLQVDPTAFGVFMTINLAIGLFTPPVGVNLYVACGIAKISLKEITKAVFPFMLAALVVLLLVTFIPEISTFLPDLLNVD from the coding sequence ATGGTTGCATTAACTTTATTTGGGATCTTTTTCTTACTCCTATTAATCAATGTTCCAATCGCGATTTCGTTAGCTACAGCGTCCGTTTCGACATTGCTCATTTTTGATGGGGTTCGAGCCCTATCTTCTTTAACAGATATTATGTATGCGTCCTCTGCACAGTTTACGTTACTTGCTATTCCTTTTTTTATTTTGGCAGGAGTCATTATGGAACATGCGGGGATTTCTAAGCGCCTTATCGGTTTTGCTGACTCACTACTTGGCCATCGAAAAGGTGGAATGGCGCTTGTCACGGTTTTAGTTGCCTTTTTCTTTGCCGCTATTTCTGGATCAGGTCCTGCAACGGTTGCAGCACTTGGGACTATATTAATTCCTGCGCTTGTGAAAAATGGTTTTTCTAAATCGGAAGCCTCTGGTTTATTAGCGAGTTCTGGGTCGATTGGGATCATCATCCCTCCGAGTATTGCATTTATTGTTTTTGCGGTTGTGGCAGGTGATCAGCTACCTGTATCGATAGGTCGACTATTTATTGCGGGGATTATCCCGGGTATTCTTCTCGGTGTAGCGTTTTTAGTTACGGCTTATGTACTTTTAAGCCGAAGAAGTCGATTCGATACACAAGCTCATCAGAACGCGTATCAGCCTCGACAAAAAACAGATGTGCAAACGATCCTTAAGTCATTTTTAAGTGCCTTTTGGGGTCTGCTTATGCCGTTTATCATTTTAGGTGGCATCTATGGAGGCATTTTTACAGCGACTGAAGCAGCTGTCGTCGCCGTCTTTTATGGATTATTTGTTGGATTTTTTATCTATAGAGAGCTCACGATACGTAAATTAAAAACGGTCTTTGTTGATGCTTCTATCCAAACAGCTGTTGTCATGTTTATTGTTGCTTCTGCGTCATTATTTGCCTATATTATTACGAAAGAAAATATAGCTAGAGATGTTGCCGCAGCACTATTAAATATTACTGAAAACCAGATTATAATTTTATTATTAATTAATATCATCCTAATTATTGCTGGTGCCTTTATCGATGCAATTTCTGCGTTTTATCTGTTTGTGCCGATCTTAATTCCGATTATGATGCATTTGCAAGTGGATCCAACAGCCTTTGGAGTATTTATGACAATTAATTTAGCCATTGGTTTATTCACACCACCAGTTGGTGTCAACTTATATGTCGCCTGCGGCATCGCAAAAATTAGTTTGAAAGAAATAACGAAAGCTGTCTTTCCATTTATGTTGGCAGCACTTGTAGTGTTGCTACTAGTTACGTTTATCCCAGAGATCTCAACATTTTTACCTGATTTATTAAATGTTGATTAG
- a CDS encoding FAS1-like dehydratase domain-containing protein, with amino-acid sequence MAVDKTLIGKKGPAYWIEIEKGHIRRFADAVGDESPLYTDEDYAKQTPFQGLITPPTFATILTMGQPSPLDDVPGFELRRVLHGEQDYQFHQDMRPGDKYRVQSEIKDVYDRHGSSGRMSLIIIETVASDLQENPVVTAQSTVVYRQSL; translated from the coding sequence TTGGCAGTTGATAAAACGTTAATTGGGAAAAAAGGGCCTGCGTATTGGATTGAAATAGAAAAAGGTCACATTCGGAGGTTTGCCGATGCTGTTGGTGATGAATCGCCTTTGTATACAGACGAGGATTATGCAAAACAAACGCCATTTCAGGGATTGATTACCCCGCCTACATTTGCCACGATTCTGACGATGGGACAACCGAGCCCGTTAGATGATGTGCCAGGGTTTGAGTTGCGTCGTGTCCTCCATGGTGAACAGGATTATCAATTTCATCAAGACATGCGTCCGGGCGATAAATATCGGGTACAAAGCGAAATTAAAGATGTATATGATCGTCATGGGAGTTCAGGAAGGATGTCGCTAATTATCATTGAAACGGTTGCTAGTGACCTACAGGAAAATCCGGTTGTAACCGCTCAATCAACGGTTGTTTACCGTCAAAGTCTCTAA
- a CDS encoding DNA topoisomerase III, whose translation MKKKVVLAEKPSVGRDIARVLQCHKKGNGFFEGDRYIVTWALGHLVTLADPESYDHAYKSWKLEDLPMLPNRLKLVVIKKTGKQFNTVKSQLHRSDVSEVVIATDAGREGELVARWIIEKARVNKPIKRLWISSVTDKAIKDGFAHLKNGKEYDNLYGAAVARSEADWYVGLNATRALTTKYNAQLSCGRVQTPTLAIIAKREEEIRLFQPKPFYGITARTDRQLTLVWQDQQSNDTKTFSKEKRDQIYEKVKVYKQAEVVEVQKSDKKSFAPQLYDLTELQRDANKRFGFSAKETLAVMQRLYEQHKVVTYPRTDSRHLTTDMVETLNDRIKACSVGPYAKLTSKLTTKQIKPHKSFVDNSKVTDHHAIIPTEERVNLHALNDKERKIYDLVVRRFLAVFYPPFLYEQTTLRAKIGQEQLLAKGKVVRSEGWKEVYGTEVDDEQTTGEWTDQQLPDVYKGDCLNISEYTLTSGETQPPAPFNEGTLLAAMENPVKYMNKDDKDLRKTLGKTGGLGTVATRADIIEKLFNSFLIEKRGKGIYPTSKGKQLLELAPEELKSPALTAEWEQKLELISKGKLQKYQFINDMKGYAKAIVTEIKQSDRAFKHDNLTGSKCPECGKLMLEVKGKKGKMLVCQDRECGHRKNVSKITNARCPNCRKKLKLVGEGEGQTFVCPCGHREKLKTFNERRKQEKNKKVSKKDVNKYLSKQKKENEEPFNPALADALAKLKLDE comes from the coding sequence ATGAAGAAAAAGGTTGTATTAGCTGAGAAACCTTCTGTTGGAAGGGATATTGCAAGAGTTCTACAATGTCATAAAAAAGGAAATGGCTTTTTTGAAGGTGATCGTTACATTGTCACTTGGGCATTAGGGCATTTGGTTACGCTAGCCGATCCTGAAAGCTATGATCATGCCTATAAATCTTGGAAGCTGGAAGATTTACCAATGCTTCCGAATCGATTAAAACTTGTAGTGATAAAAAAAACAGGGAAACAGTTTAACACAGTTAAATCACAACTGCACCGAAGTGATGTGTCAGAGGTGGTAATTGCAACCGATGCTGGGCGAGAAGGAGAACTAGTGGCGCGGTGGATCATTGAAAAGGCACGGGTGAATAAACCGATTAAGCGGTTGTGGATTTCATCAGTAACAGATAAAGCGATCAAAGATGGGTTTGCTCATTTAAAGAATGGCAAGGAATACGATAATTTATATGGAGCGGCTGTTGCTCGCTCAGAAGCGGACTGGTATGTTGGTTTGAATGCGACACGTGCGTTAACGACAAAGTATAATGCACAGCTTTCTTGTGGACGCGTCCAAACACCAACACTTGCGATCATTGCTAAACGCGAAGAAGAAATTCGGTTATTCCAACCAAAACCATTCTATGGTATAACCGCACGTACAGACAGACAGTTGACGCTTGTTTGGCAAGATCAACAATCGAATGATACGAAGACGTTTTCTAAAGAAAAGAGAGATCAAATTTATGAGAAAGTCAAGGTGTATAAACAAGCTGAAGTCGTTGAAGTCCAGAAAAGTGATAAAAAAAGCTTTGCACCGCAGTTGTATGACCTTACAGAATTACAACGTGATGCGAATAAACGATTTGGTTTTTCGGCAAAGGAAACGTTGGCGGTGATGCAAAGATTGTATGAACAACATAAGGTTGTTACGTATCCGCGAACGGACTCTCGTCATTTGACAACCGATATGGTCGAGACCTTAAACGATCGAATTAAGGCTTGCTCTGTTGGCCCATATGCAAAGCTTACGTCGAAATTAACGACGAAACAGATAAAACCTCATAAATCTTTCGTAGATAATAGCAAAGTAACGGATCACCATGCGATAATTCCTACCGAAGAACGGGTAAACCTTCATGCGTTAAACGATAAGGAAAGAAAAATTTACGACTTAGTCGTGAGGCGATTTTTAGCGGTATTCTATCCGCCATTTTTGTATGAACAAACAACACTTCGAGCGAAAATTGGACAGGAACAGCTCCTTGCCAAAGGGAAAGTTGTCCGTTCAGAAGGGTGGAAAGAGGTTTATGGAACAGAGGTTGATGATGAGCAAACGACAGGAGAGTGGACGGATCAGCAGTTACCAGATGTATATAAAGGTGACTGTTTAAATATAAGTGAATATACGTTGACTAGTGGGGAGACTCAACCACCTGCTCCTTTTAACGAGGGAACTTTGCTTGCAGCGATGGAGAACCCAGTCAAGTACATGAACAAGGATGATAAAGACTTAAGAAAAACACTTGGGAAAACTGGTGGTCTCGGAACCGTAGCAACAAGGGCAGACATTATTGAAAAGTTATTTAATAGCTTTTTGATCGAAAAGAGAGGCAAAGGGATCTATCCAACATCAAAAGGAAAGCAACTGCTTGAGTTAGCACCAGAGGAGTTGAAATCACCAGCGTTAACCGCAGAATGGGAGCAAAAGCTTGAATTAATCTCAAAAGGAAAGCTTCAGAAATATCAATTTATTAATGATATGAAAGGCTATGCCAAAGCGATCGTTACCGAGATTAAGCAAAGTGATCGTGCGTTTAAACACGATAATTTAACAGGGAGTAAATGCCCTGAATGTGGCAAGTTGATGCTCGAAGTCAAAGGGAAAAAAGGTAAAATGCTCGTTTGTCAAGATCGCGAGTGTGGTCATCGTAAAAATGTTTCAAAGATCACCAATGCAAGATGTCCTAACTGTCGCAAGAAGTTGAAGCTTGTTGGTGAAGGGGAAGGTCAAACGTTCGTTTGCCCATGCGGTCATCGCGAAAAGTTAAAAACCTTTAATGAACGAAGAAAACAAGAAAAGAACAAAAAGGTTTCCAAAAAGGATGTCAATAAATATTTGTCAAAACAAAAGAAGGAAAATGAAGAGCCATTTAATCCTGCTCTAGCCGATGCGTTAGCCAAACTAAAGCTTGATGAGTAG
- a CDS encoding bile acid:sodium symporter family protein: MAINVLMQITHVLQRFLPIWILVFAVIAFLFPGLFTSLSGVTPFALAFIFLLMGMSISFQSFIDIVKKPKALLVGMAMKWSVTVMISVGLAYLFFQEHPSLAAGVILAGTVPSGTSANLYTLIAEGTVALSITLAAIDTFIAPFMTPLLMDVFAGKFIPVSFWELFLSIVYIVFIPILAGLFLQWKWEKTLDRVRKVFPTLSIVSLLVIVLAVISSAYTSLDAYSSMLPLLFFIVAIQVAIPMFLCYVIARFFGISEPNCRAILFHTGICNTALSATLAMNHIDALAAVPSVVNMVVNLSLGAFMANWFSRQSKKTIEQSEATT; this comes from the coding sequence GTGGCCATTAATGTTTTAATGCAAATCACCCATGTATTGCAACGGTTTTTACCGATATGGATTTTAGTTTTCGCGGTTATCGCCTTCCTGTTTCCAGGGCTGTTTACATCGCTTTCAGGTGTGACACCTTTTGCATTAGCCTTTATCTTTCTTTTGATGGGAATGTCAATCTCCTTTCAAAGTTTTATAGACATAGTGAAAAAACCAAAAGCATTACTGGTAGGGATGGCCATGAAGTGGTCCGTGACAGTTATGATCTCGGTAGGATTAGCTTATCTATTTTTTCAAGAGCACCCGAGCTTAGCTGCAGGTGTTATTCTTGCAGGAACTGTCCCGAGTGGTACTTCAGCTAATTTATATACGTTGATCGCTGAAGGAACGGTGGCATTAAGCATTACGTTGGCTGCCATTGACACATTCATTGCACCGTTTATGACTCCACTATTAATGGATGTTTTTGCTGGAAAGTTTATTCCGGTTTCGTTTTGGGAACTATTTTTAAGTATTGTTTATATCGTCTTTATCCCGATTTTAGCGGGGCTGTTTTTACAATGGAAATGGGAGAAGACATTGGATCGAGTGAGAAAGGTATTTCCTACTCTGTCGATAGTTTCATTGCTCGTAATCGTCTTAGCAGTAATATCAAGTGCGTATACGTCGCTTGATGCATACTCGTCGATGTTACCTTTATTATTTTTCATTGTCGCAATTCAAGTTGCCATTCCGATGTTTTTATGTTATGTTATTGCTCGTTTCTTTGGCATTTCTGAACCGAACTGCCGAGCCATTTTGTTTCATACTGGTATTTGTAATACGGCATTATCGGCGACCTTGGCGATGAATCATATCGATGCATTAGCTGCCGTGCCTTCCGTTGTTAATATGGTAGTAAATCTATCGCTTGGTGCATTTATGGCTAATTGGTTCAGTCGTCAATCAAAAAAAACAATCGAACAATCAGAAGCGACAACATAG
- a CDS encoding ABC-F family ATP-binding cassette domain-containing protein, with amino-acid sequence MSILTVKNLSHGFGDRAIFNDVSFRLLQGEHIGLIGANGEGKSTFMNIITGQLQPDEGTVEWAKKVRVGYLDQHTILEKGQSIRDVLKAAFQYLFDLEAEMNDICDQMADADPDTLEAMLEEMGTIQDLLTNNDFYVIDSKVEEMARGLGLADLGLDKDVNDLSGGQRTKVLLAKLLLEKPDILLLDEPTNYLDEQHIEWLKRYLQDYDNAFILISHDIPFLNSVINLIYHMEDQELNRYVGDYDHFLHVYETKRQQLEAAYKKQQQEVAELKDFVARNKARVSTRNMAMSRQKKLDKMDMIELKKEKPKPEFNFKAARTPSKLIFETNDLVIGYDEPLSKPLNLRMERGQKIALVGANGIGKTTLLRSILGEINPLSGSVELGDNQYTGYFEQEVKDSNNQTCIDEIWSEFPSFSQYEVRTALAKCGLTTKHIESKVVVLSGGEKAKVRLCKLINKETNILILDEPTNHLDVDAKEELKRALQAYKGSVLLICHEPEFYQDVVTDTWNCETWTTKLV; translated from the coding sequence TCTCTTTCCGACTTTTACAAGGCGAACACATTGGATTGATCGGAGCAAACGGGGAAGGAAAATCAACGTTTATGAATATAATCACCGGGCAACTCCAACCGGATGAAGGAACTGTCGAATGGGCTAAAAAAGTGCGTGTCGGCTACCTTGATCAACACACAATACTCGAGAAAGGACAATCCATTCGTGATGTTTTAAAAGCAGCATTTCAATACCTTTTCGACCTTGAAGCGGAAATGAATGACATATGCGACCAAATGGCTGATGCAGACCCTGACACATTAGAGGCAATGCTTGAGGAAATGGGAACTATTCAAGACTTATTAACGAATAATGACTTTTATGTCATTGATTCAAAAGTGGAAGAAATGGCACGTGGTCTAGGGTTAGCAGACCTTGGTCTTGATAAGGATGTCAATGACCTAAGTGGTGGTCAACGCACCAAAGTGCTTCTTGCTAAATTATTACTTGAAAAACCAGATATCCTCTTATTAGATGAACCAACAAACTATCTTGATGAGCAACATATCGAATGGTTAAAGCGTTATTTGCAAGATTATGATAATGCCTTTATTCTTATTTCTCATGATATTCCATTCCTTAACAGCGTCATTAACTTAATTTATCATATGGAAGATCAAGAATTAAATCGCTATGTTGGTGATTATGATCACTTTTTACACGTATATGAAACAAAGAGACAACAGCTCGAAGCCGCTTATAAAAAGCAGCAACAAGAAGTTGCTGAATTAAAAGATTTTGTTGCCCGAAATAAAGCACGCGTATCAACACGAAACATGGCGATGTCTCGGCAAAAAAAGCTCGATAAAATGGATATGATTGAACTAAAGAAAGAAAAACCAAAGCCAGAATTTAATTTCAAAGCAGCTCGAACGCCTAGTAAACTGATCTTCGAAACGAATGACCTCGTGATCGGTTATGATGAGCCCTTATCAAAGCCATTAAATTTACGGATGGAACGTGGCCAAAAAATCGCTTTAGTTGGCGCGAACGGAATCGGAAAAACAACGCTGTTACGAAGTATCCTCGGTGAAATTAATCCATTATCTGGATCTGTTGAATTAGGCGACAACCAGTATACAGGCTATTTCGAACAAGAGGTAAAAGATTCCAACAATCAGACATGTATCGATGAAATATGGAGTGAATTCCCTTCTTTCAGTCAATATGAAGTTCGCACCGCACTAGCGAAATGTGGGTTAACGACAAAGCATATTGAAAGTAAAGTTGTTGTCTTAAGTGGTGGAGAAAAAGCAAAAGTACGTCTTTGTAAGTTGATCAACAAAGAAACGAATATTCTCATCCTAGATGAACCTACCAATCACCTCGATGTTGATGCAAAAGAAGAATTAAAACGTGCGCTCCAAGCATACAAGGGCAGTGTTCTACTTATCTGTCACGAACCAGAGTTTTATCAGGACGTCGTTACAGATACATGGAACTGTGAAACATGGACAACAAAATTGGTATAA